From the Maioricimonas rarisocia genome, one window contains:
- a CDS encoding Hsp20/alpha crystallin family protein — MPVFRWGSPIEAFRDLEREVDRLLQSMNATFEGLRIGRPYPAINVYELDNEFLLTAELPGTRVEDLELSVGGRVLTMRGVRQDADEIDPDRYRRGERPRGEWERSLPLPDRVEEENMYAELVHGVLKLHLPKAPSERPRHIPVTDASTSPVSTTVSTGTAASPPEKPETSEKSDEQ, encoded by the coding sequence ATGCCCGTGTTCCGTTGGGGCAGTCCGATCGAGGCGTTTCGCGACCTCGAACGTGAGGTCGATCGTCTCCTTCAGAGTATGAACGCAACCTTTGAAGGGTTGCGGATCGGTCGACCGTATCCCGCCATCAATGTCTACGAACTGGACAACGAGTTCCTGCTGACCGCCGAACTTCCCGGGACGCGCGTCGAGGATCTCGAGCTAAGTGTGGGAGGGCGTGTGCTGACCATGCGCGGCGTGCGTCAGGACGCTGACGAGATTGATCCCGACCGCTACCGTCGCGGCGAACGTCCGCGCGGCGAGTGGGAGCGTTCTCTTCCGCTGCCCGACCGGGTCGAAGAAGAGAACATGTACGCCGAACTGGTGCATGGCGTCCTGAAGCTGCATCTGCCGAAGGCTCCCTCGGAGCGTCCGCGACACATTCCTGTAACGGATGCCTCGACCAGCCCGGTCTCCACGACCGTCTCGACCGGAACTGCCGCGTCCCCGCCCGAGAAGCCTGAAACGTCCGAGAAGTCCGATGAGCAGTGA
- a CDS encoding Hsp20/alpha crystallin family protein has product MSSEDTTRSTDQSGAEGATPAPRRWVCTPPIDIFESEEGLVLRADLPGVSADHLDLQVQDNKLTLFGRVANSVPENARLVHQEYHVGDFLRSFILSDEVDHERISARLNNGVLEVVLPKAEKPEPRRIEVRTE; this is encoded by the coding sequence ATGAGCAGTGAAGATACGACCCGTTCGACGGACCAGAGCGGAGCCGAGGGGGCCACTCCGGCGCCACGGCGCTGGGTCTGCACTCCTCCGATCGACATTTTCGAGTCCGAGGAGGGGCTGGTTCTGCGCGCGGATCTTCCGGGTGTCTCTGCCGACCACCTCGACTTGCAGGTCCAGGACAATAAGCTGACACTGTTCGGACGGGTGGCCAACTCCGTGCCGGAGAACGCGCGGCTGGTCCACCAGGAGTATCACGTCGGGGACTTCCTGCGGTCGTTCATCCTCAGCGACGAAGTCGACCACGAGCGGATTTCTGCCCGCCTGAACAATGGTGTTCTGGAAGTCGTGCTTCCCAAAGCGGAAAAGCCGGAACCCCGACGGATCGAAGTGCGGACCGAATAG